The Alosa sapidissima isolate fAloSap1 chromosome 6, fAloSap1.pri, whole genome shotgun sequence genome window below encodes:
- the sel1l gene encoding LOW QUALITY PROTEIN: protein sel-1 homolog 1 (The sequence of the model RefSeq protein was modified relative to this genomic sequence to represent the inferred CDS: inserted 2 bases in 1 codon), which translates to MKATRICQLLFVVIFVSLGTTADLQAEENEVPDVKQNIEKKEQVPVGAHVVAGQSIYPQEPTPTEEQAQEEQEHGRGAPEMEVEKEDLPDQPSPPQVKPKEIPVAIGGTASGEPCLFPFRFLGKEYSDCTTEGRRDGRLWCATTYDYDHDKKWGFCETEEQAEQRRQAEEAEEQYQSAVRMINSTNRKSQKKEAYERLLKISAKGHVKATEKVAYAMLFGEYIPQNVTKAKDLFEKLALDGSPKAQMALGFLYAAGLGVNSSQAKALVYYTFGALGGNLLAHMILGYRYFGGVGVPQSCESALTHYRLVANHVANDVSLTGGSAVQRIRLLDEVENPGSSSSMLEEDLIQYYQFLAEKGDVQAQVGLGQLHLHGGRGVEQNHQRAYDYFNQAANAGNTHAMAFLGKMYSEGSEFVPQNNETALQYFKKASDLGNPVGQSGLGMAYLYGRGVPVNYELAHKYFQKAAEQGWVDGQLQLGTMYYNGIGVKRDYKQALKYFNLASQAGHILAYYNLAQMHATGTGVMRSCPTAVDLFKNVCERGRWSERLMAAYSSFKDGDLDSALVQYLLLAEQGYEVAQSNVAFILDQKGSRIFSENETYPRALLHWTRAAVQGYTVARIKLGDYHFYGYGTDVDYETAVMHYRLASEQQNSAQAMFNLGYMHEKGLGIKQDIHLAKRFYDMAAEASPDAQVPVFLALCKLGVVYALQYLQDLNLRDMFTQVDLDQLLGPEWDLYLMTVIALLLGTVIAYRQRQHQAPPAPXPPVPPRPAEQPDQPDQPGPAMPEEQ; encoded by the exons ATGAAGGCGACGAGGATCTGTCAACTTCTATTTGTTGTCATATTTGTGTCTCTGGGAACAACAGCTG ATTTGCAAGCCGAAGAGAATGAAGTGCCAGACGTCAAG CAGAACATAGAGAAGAAGGAACAGGTCCCAGTAGGGGCCCATGTGGTAGCAGGCCAGTCCATTTACCCACAGGAGCCAACCCCAACGGAGGAGCAGGcccaggaggagcaggagcatgGCAGGGGAGCACCAGAAAtggaggtggagaaggaggaCCTACCTGACCAGCCCTCCCCTCCCCAAGTGAAGCCCAAAGAGA TTCCCGTGGCGATTGGGGGCACAGCCTCAGGGGAGCCCTGCCTCTTCCCATTCCGCTTCCTGGGCAAGGAGTACAGCGACTGCACTACCGAGGGCCGCCGCGACGGCAGGCTGTGGTGTGCCACCACCTACGATTACGACCACGACAAGAAGTGGGGCTTCTGTGAAA CGGAGGAGCAGGCAGAACAGAGGCGGCAAGCTGAGGAGGCCGAGGAACAGTATCAGTCTGCCGTCCGGATGATCAACAGCACCAACCGGAAGAGCCAGAAGAAAGA GGCATATGAGAGGCTACTGAAGATCTCTGCTAAAGGTCACGTCAAAGCGACAGAGAAGGTGGCCTATGCCATGTTGTTTGGAGAATACATCCCTCAGAACGTCACTAAGGCCAAGGATCTGTTTGAGAAGCTTGCACTTGATGGGTCCCCCAAAGCCCAAATG GCTCTCGGCTTCCTGTATGCGGCAGGTCTGGGAGTGAACTCCAGTCAAGCGAAG GCTTTGGTTTACTATACCTTTGGTGCCTTGGGTGGTAACCTGCTTGCCCATATGATTCTG GGCTACAGatactttggaggagttggagtgCCTCAGAGCTGCGAATCAGCGCTCACTCACTACAGACTCGTGGCCAATCATG TGGCTAACGACGTCTCCCTGACGGGGGGCAGTGCTGTGCAGAGGATCCGACTGCTGGACGAGGTGGAGAACCCTGgctccagcagcagcatgcTGGAGGAGGACCTCATCCAGTACTACCAGTTCCTGGCCGAGAAGGGAGACGTCCAGGCACAG GTTGGTCTGGGTCAGCTGCATCTTCATGGCGGTCGAGGAGTTGAGCAGAATCACCAG CGTGCCTATGACTACTTCAACCAAGCTGCCAATGCAGGAAACACCCATGCCATGGCCTTTTTAGGAAAG ATGTACTCCGAGGGGAGTGAGTTTGTGCCGCAGAACAATGAGACGGCGCTGCAGTACTTCAAAAAGGCCTCTGATCTG ggtaACCCAGTGGGACAGAGTGGTCTGGGAATGGCCTACCTGTATGGAAGAGGGGTCCCTGTG AACTATGAGCTGGCTCACAAATACTTCCAGAAAGCTGCTGAACAAGGTTGGGTGGATGGACAGCTTCAACTAGGAACCATGTACTACA ATGGGATTGGTGTGAAGCGAGACTACAAGCAGGCACTCAAGTACTTTAACCTGGCCTCCCAGGCTGGCCACATCCTGGCCTACTACAACCTGGCACAGATGCACGCCACTGGCACAGGGGTCATGAGGTCCTGTCCTACtgctgtggat CTCTTCAAGAACGTGTGTGAGCGCGGGCGCTGGTCTGAGCGTCTGATGGCGGCCTACAGCAGCTTTAAGGACGGCGACCTGGACTCAGCGCTGGTGCAGTACCTGCTGCTGGCCGAGCAGGGCTACGAGGTCGCCCAGAGCAACGTGGCCTTCATCTTGGACCAAA AGGGGTCGCGCATCTTCAGTGAGAATGAGACGTATCCACGCGCGTTACTCCACTGGACCAGAGCTGCTGTCCAGG gctACACAGTGGCCCGTATCAAGCTGGGCGACTACCATTTCTATGGGTACGGCACGGATGTGGACTACGAGACTGCAGTCATGCACTACCGTCTGGCCTCAGAGCAGCAGAACAGCGCCCAGGCCATGTTCAACCTGGGCTACATGCACGAGAAGGGCCTGGGCATCAAACAG GACATCCACCTGGCCAAGCGCTTCTATGACATGGCAGCCGAGGCCAGTCCTGATGCCCAGGTGCCCGTGTTCCTGGCACTGTGCAAGCTGGGAGTCGTCTACGCACTGCAGTACCTGCAGGATCTCAAT ctgagGGATATGTTTACTCAGGTGGACCTGGACCAGTTGCTGGGTCCTGAGTGGGATCTGTACCTGATGACGGTCATCGCCCTGCTCCTGGGCACCGTCATCGCCTACCGCCAGAGGCAGCACCAGGCTCCCCCCGCGCC GCCTCCAGTGCCCCCGCGACCCGCCGAGCAGCCTGACCAGCCTGACCAACCAGGGCCCGCCATGCCTGAGGAGCAGTGA
- the si:dkey-177p2.18 gene encoding phospholipase B1, membrane-associated has translation MWEYEEGLRHYSEEALKREFPEKTRPANFKHPQFQCTDMTPSPSVPTSVEMVKAADIKVIAALGDSLTTAIGANATNVLGIPIEFRHVSWSIGGHGTFEDVITLANIIKLFNPDLIGPAPTKTVHGTPAPLSETGFNLAVTGHNTFNLPGQVRHLIDTLKTYQGIDFDEDWKLLTILIGMNDICDYCKDKSLFSVENFIYYMTVSLEMLMNEVPRMIVNVVQILPMETLREVQKPTPGCLLQRSFCSCLVKPATGSADLKELVSVNLEFQKRLEQLLYTDRFFKKDFAVVLQPFLKYADPPRLPNGKIDMSFFTPDCFHFTMKGHEELAKGLWNNMFQAEGEKLMVESFSKPIPLRCPPPDHPYIFTKPSAVENGQTTTPSEDVATSSGQRASVLSYLLPLTYLLLRTTVALTCL, from the exons ATGTGGGAGTACGAAGAAGGACTGAGGCACTACAGTGAAGAGGCTCTTAAAAGG GAGTTTCCGGAGAAAACCAGGCCTGCCAACTTCAAGCATCCTCAGTTCCAGTGCACCGACATgactccctccccctctgtcCCTACCTCAG TGGAAATGGTGAAAGCTGCAGACATCAAAGTGATAGCGGCACTCGGAGACTCGTTGACT ACAGCCATTGGTGCAAATGCAACTAATGTCCTGGGAATACCTATAGAATTCCGTCATGTGTCATGGAG CATTGGAGGCCATGGAACCTTTGAAGATGTCATCACGCTTGCAA ACATTATCAAGCTCTTCAACCCTGACCTGATTGGTCCAGCTCCCACCAAGACGGTCCACGGTACCCCTGCGCCCCTCAGTGAGACCGGCTTCAACCTGGCCGTCACTGGACACAACACATT TAATCTCCCTGGACAGGTCAGACATCTCATTGACACCCTGAAAACGTACCAG GGTATAGATTTTGATGAAGACTGGAAGCTTCTGACCATCCTCATAGGCATGAATGACATCTGTGATTACTGCAAAGATAAG TCCCTCTTTTCAGTGGAAAACTTCATCTACTACATGACTGTGTCCTTGGAGATGTTGATGAATGAG gTTCCACGGATGATCGTGAACGTGGTGCAGATTCTGCCTATGGAGACCCTGAGGGAGGTGCAGAAGCCCACCCCAGGCTGCCTGCTCCAGAG gtctttctgttcctgtttagtGAAGCCAGCGACCGGCTCAGCTGATCTGAAGGAACTGGTGTCGGTCAATCTGGAGTTTCAG AAACGGCTAGAGCAGCTGCTCTACACAGATCGATTCTTCAAAAAGGACTTTGCTGTGGTCCTTCAACCCTTCCTCAAATATGCGGATCCTCCACGGCTTCCG AATGGGAAGATTGACATGAGCTTCTTCACACCAGACTGTTTCCACTTCACCATGAAAGGACACGAAGAGCTGGCCAAGGGCCTGTGGAACAACATG TTCCAAGCTGAGGGAGAGAAGTTAATGGTAGAGAGTTTCTCTAAACCCATTCCACTAAGATGTCCTCCACCG GATCACCCTTACATCTTCACCAAGCCCAGCGCTGTGGAGAATGGGCAGACCACTACTCCATCAGAAGACGTCGCAACTTCCAGTGGGCAGAGGGCCTCCGTGCTCAGCTATCTCTTGCCCCTCACCTACCTCCTCCTTCGGACTACCGTGGCTCTGACCTGCCTGTAA